In Chryseobacterium gotjawalense, the following are encoded in one genomic region:
- a CDS encoding acyl-CoA desaturase, whose protein sequence is MTIIIFIIVLWYSGLFFQTFFLHRYAAHQSFKMSKFGEKLCFILTWVTQGSNYLSAYGYGVMHRMHHAFADTEKDPHSPKYDDNLFSMMWRTKKIYADINSQKAIIEEKFTKNVPQWEGFDKFASSWFSRIGWAIAYTAFFYFFATAWWQWILLPVAYMMAPIHGVIINWFAHIYGYTNFKVSDTSKNLFRFDWLMMGEGYHNNHHKHGGRANFGGVRWHEIDVTYYIMILLHKMKLIKLNPIAVVKRDH, encoded by the coding sequence ATGACTATTATTATTTTTATCATCGTCCTGTGGTATTCAGGTCTGTTTTTTCAAACTTTTTTTCTGCACCGTTACGCAGCGCATCAATCTTTTAAAATGTCAAAATTTGGCGAGAAACTTTGCTTTATTTTAACGTGGGTTACACAGGGATCCAATTATCTTTCAGCTTACGGATACGGCGTTATGCACAGAATGCACCACGCTTTTGCAGATACCGAAAAAGATCCGCATTCCCCAAAATACGATGACAATCTGTTCTCCATGATGTGGCGTACAAAGAAAATTTATGCCGACATCAACAGTCAGAAAGCGATTATCGAAGAAAAATTCACCAAGAACGTCCCGCAGTGGGAAGGTTTCGACAAGTTCGCAAGTTCCTGGTTTTCAAGAATCGGTTGGGCAATTGCTTACACCGCGTTCTTTTACTTCTTTGCAACCGCTTGGTGGCAATGGATTTTACTTCCTGTGGCTTATATGATGGCGCCGATTCACGGCGTAATTATCAATTGGTTTGCGCACATTTACGGTTATACAAACTTTAAAGTTTCTGATACGTCTAAAAACCTTTTCCGTTTCGACTGGTTAATGATGGGTGAAGGCTATCATAACAATCACCATAAACATGGCGGCAGAGCCAATTTCGGTGGCGTGAGATGGCATGAAATCGATGTAACGTATTACATTATGATTCTTCTGCACAAAATGAAACTGATCAAACTGAATCCGATAGCGGTCGTAAAAAGAGACCATTAA
- a CDS encoding KTSC domain-containing protein, producing the protein MKRIGEHRKLLGVEKTATLKDLKTVYRNTMKDAHPDKFVNDEAGKLEAEEKSKSVIEAYHFLVSINPETQEKYKEEYTETISSSIIQDFHYEKSILKVQHFNGKMFEYIGVPRNTYIKMVNSDSPSRFARRHIYGKYIYRKNGEAMAE; encoded by the coding sequence ATGAAAAGAATTGGCGAGCACAGAAAGCTTCTTGGGGTTGAAAAAACCGCGACTTTAAAAGACTTGAAAACGGTTTACAGAAATACGATGAAAGATGCGCATCCTGATAAATTCGTGAATGACGAAGCCGGAAAACTGGAGGCCGAAGAAAAAAGCAAATCCGTCATTGAAGCCTACCATTTTTTGGTGAGCATCAACCCGGAAACTCAGGAAAAATACAAGGAAGAATATACGGAAACCATCTCCAGTTCGATTATTCAGGATTTTCATTACGAAAAATCAATTTTGAAAGTTCAGCATTTTAACGGTAAAATGTTTGAATATATTGGCGTTCCAAGAAATACCTACATCAAAATGGTGAATTCGGATTCTCCGAGCCGTTTTGCCAGAAGACATATTTACGGAAAGTATATTTACAGAAAAAATGGGGAAGCGATGGCGGAGTAA
- the tyrS gene encoding tyrosine--tRNA ligase: protein MNAFIEELKWRGLFADMMPGTEEQLNKEMTTAYIGFDPTADSLHIGSLIPIKVLAHYQQHGHKPIALVGGATGMIGDPSGKSNERNALDEETLNHYVECLKGQLSRFLNFDGTEANSAELVNNYDWMKEISFLDFIRDIGKNITVNYMMAKESVKKRITGEGGAEGMSFTEFSYQLLQGYDFLHLYKTKNIKLQMGGSDQWGNITTGTELIRRKVQGEAFALTVPLITKADGSKFGKSEAGENYWLDAKRTSPYKFYQFWVNATDADAERFIKFYTFLSKEEIENLIAEHQTAPHERKLQKKLAEEVTVWVHNREEFEKAVKASEILFGRSTAEDLVNLDEATFLEVFEGVPQKEIAKSEVLGSNVIDLISEKSGFLKSKGEAKRELTSNAISINKEKVSETFEVSEKDLIDGKFLLVQKGKKNYFIVKAV, encoded by the coding sequence ATGAACGCTTTTATTGAAGAACTGAAATGGCGCGGCTTATTTGCCGACATGATGCCGGGAACCGAAGAACAACTGAATAAGGAAATGACGACCGCCTATATCGGCTTTGATCCCACCGCAGATTCGTTGCATATCGGAAGTTTAATTCCAATCAAAGTTCTTGCACATTATCAGCAACACGGTCATAAACCCATCGCTTTGGTGGGCGGCGCAACAGGAATGATCGGTGATCCTTCAGGAAAATCCAATGAAAGAAATGCTTTGGATGAGGAAACGCTGAACCATTATGTAGAATGTTTGAAGGGTCAGTTATCCCGGTTTTTAAACTTCGACGGTACAGAAGCGAACAGCGCAGAACTGGTCAACAATTACGACTGGATGAAAGAAATTTCTTTCCTCGATTTCATTCGCGATATCGGTAAAAACATTACCGTGAATTACATGATGGCGAAAGAATCGGTGAAGAAAAGAATCACCGGCGAAGGCGGCGCGGAAGGAATGAGTTTCACGGAATTCTCTTACCAGCTGTTACAGGGTTACGATTTTCTACATTTATACAAAACGAAAAATATAAAACTGCAGATGGGCGGTTCTGATCAGTGGGGAAATATCACCACGGGGACAGAACTGATCCGCCGTAAAGTTCAGGGAGAAGCTTTCGCTTTAACCGTTCCCCTCATCACCAAAGCCGACGGTTCCAAATTCGGGAAATCGGAAGCCGGCGAAAATTACTGGCTCGATGCGAAAAGAACCTCTCCTTATAAATTCTACCAGTTCTGGGTAAACGCGACCGATGCAGATGCCGAAAGATTCATAAAATTCTATACTTTCTTAAGCAAAGAGGAAATTGAAAACCTCATCGCCGAACATCAAACCGCGCCACACGAGAGAAAACTGCAGAAAAAATTAGCAGAAGAAGTAACCGTTTGGGTTCACAACCGTGAAGAATTTGAAAAAGCGGTGAAAGCTTCAGAGATTTTATTCGGACGATCGACTGCAGAAGATTTGGTGAATCTGGATGAAGCGACTTTCCTGGAAGTTTTTGAAGGCGTTCCTCAAAAAGAGATTGCGAAATCTGAAGTTTTAGGAAGCAATGTGATTGATTTAATTTCAGAAAAATCTGGTTTTCTAAAATCAAAAGGAGAAGCCAAAAGAGAACTGACGAGCAACGCGATTTCAATTAATAAAGAAAAAGTAAGCGAAACCTTTGAGGTTAGCGAAAAAGATCTGATCGACGGGAAATTTTTGTTGGTACAGAAAGGCAAGAAAAATTATTTCATTGTAAAAGCGGTTTAA